A genomic segment from Aquila chrysaetos chrysaetos chromosome 11, bAquChr1.4, whole genome shotgun sequence encodes:
- the KCNMA1 gene encoding calcium-activated potassium channel subunit alpha-1 isoform X42: protein MANGSGGGGGSYPGGSGGGGGGGGIRMSNNINANNLNTDSSSSPVNVPKMDALIIPVTMEVPCDSRGQRMWWAFLASSMVTFFGGLFIILLWRTLKYLWTVCCHCGVKNKYLGYKG, encoded by the exons ATGGCAAatggcagcggcggcggcggcggctcctacccgggcggcagcggcggcggcggcggcggcggcggcattAGAATGAGTAACAATATCAACGCCAACAATCTCAACACAGACTCGTCCTCCTCCCCCGTCAATGTGCCCAAGATGGATGCGCTCATCATCCCGGTGACCATGGAGGTGCCCTGCGATAGCCGCGGACAGCGCATGTGGTGGGCTTTCCTCGCCTCATCCATGGTCACTTTCTTTGGGGGACTGTTTATCATCCTGCTGTGGAGGACCCTCAAGTACCTGTGGACTGTCTGCTGCCACTGCGGGGTCAAAAACAAG TATTTAGGGTATAAAGGCTAA
- the KCNMA1 gene encoding calcium-activated potassium channel subunit alpha-1 isoform X39 — translation MANGSGGGGGSYPGGSGGGGGGGGIRMSNNINANNLNTDSSSSPVNVPKMDALIIPVTMEVPCDSRGQRMWWAFLASSMVTFFGGLFIILLWRTLKYLWTVCCHCGVKNKHFPLHMVRQICKGCQGS, via the exons ATGGCAAatggcagcggcggcggcggcggctcctacccgggcggcagcggcggcggcggcggcggcggcggcattAGAATGAGTAACAATATCAACGCCAACAATCTCAACACAGACTCGTCCTCCTCCCCCGTCAATGTGCCCAAGATGGATGCGCTCATCATCCCGGTGACCATGGAGGTGCCCTGCGATAGCCGCGGACAGCGCATGTGGTGGGCTTTCCTCGCCTCATCCATGGTCACTTTCTTTGGGGGACTGTTTATCATCCTGCTGTGGAGGACCCTCAAGTACCTGTGGACTGTCTGCTGCCACTGCGGGGTCAAAAACAAG CATTTTCCTCTCCACATGGTGAGACAAATCTGCAAGGGCTGTCAGGGATcttga
- the KCNMA1 gene encoding calcium-activated potassium channel subunit alpha-1 isoform X40: MANGSGGGGGSYPGGSGGGGGGGGIRMSNNINANNLNTDSSSSPVNVPKMDALIIPVTMEVPCDSRGQRMWWAFLASSMVTFFGGLFIILLWRTLKYLWTVCCHCGVKNKSCFQFLAPCVG, translated from the coding sequence ATGGCAAatggcagcggcggcggcggcggctcctacccgggcggcagcggcggcggcggcggcggcggcggcattAGAATGAGTAACAATATCAACGCCAACAATCTCAACACAGACTCGTCCTCCTCCCCCGTCAATGTGCCCAAGATGGATGCGCTCATCATCCCGGTGACCATGGAGGTGCCCTGCGATAGCCGCGGACAGCGCATGTGGTGGGCTTTCCTCGCCTCATCCATGGTCACTTTCTTTGGGGGACTGTTTATCATCCTGCTGTGGAGGACCCTCAAGTACCTGTGGACTGTCTGCTGCCACTGCGGGGTCAAAAACAAG
- the KCNMA1 gene encoding calcium-activated potassium channel subunit alpha-1 isoform X41, whose protein sequence is MANGSGGGGGSYPGGSGGGGGGGGIRMSNNINANNLNTDSSSSPVNVPKMDALIIPVTMEVPCDSRGQRMWWAFLASSMVTFFGGLFIILLWRTLKYLWTVCCHCGVKNKFLAPCVG, encoded by the coding sequence ATGGCAAatggcagcggcggcggcggcggctcctacccgggcggcagcggcggcggcggcggcggcggcggcattAGAATGAGTAACAATATCAACGCCAACAATCTCAACACAGACTCGTCCTCCTCCCCCGTCAATGTGCCCAAGATGGATGCGCTCATCATCCCGGTGACCATGGAGGTGCCCTGCGATAGCCGCGGACAGCGCATGTGGTGGGCTTTCCTCGCCTCATCCATGGTCACTTTCTTTGGGGGACTGTTTATCATCCTGCTGTGGAGGACCCTCAAGTACCTGTGGACTGTCTGCTGCCACTGCGGGGTCAAAAACAAG